In a single window of the Natronosalvus caseinilyticus genome:
- the dacZ gene encoding diadenylate cyclase DacZ, whose product MVELGDVFGDLFSDVDAVALFAPSGSYYDRLAAVDDLEVIVVGTENTVNAETFVELPLEFQDVSERIRFGLEGGLEQGIIEDGDELACATSVFGDGIDTVSRVRANIDNQSGIYNLFAKSRADPDVIKAVLELAVELGKKGQKGKPVGALFIVGDAGKVMNKSRPLSYNPFEKSHVHVGDPIVNVMLKEFSRLDGAFVISDSGKLVSAYRYLEPSAEGVDIPKGLGARHMAGGAITRDTNAIAIVLSESDGMVRAFKAGEIILEVDPEEY is encoded by the coding sequence ATGGTCGAACTAGGCGACGTATTCGGGGATCTCTTTTCGGACGTCGATGCAGTCGCACTCTTTGCCCCCAGCGGGTCGTACTACGACCGCCTGGCGGCCGTCGACGACCTCGAGGTGATCGTCGTCGGGACCGAAAACACCGTCAACGCAGAGACGTTCGTCGAACTCCCCCTCGAGTTCCAGGACGTCTCCGAGCGGATCCGGTTCGGACTCGAAGGTGGTCTGGAACAGGGCATCATCGAGGACGGCGACGAACTGGCCTGCGCGACGAGCGTCTTCGGCGACGGCATCGACACCGTCTCGCGGGTCCGGGCGAACATCGACAACCAGTCGGGTATCTACAACCTCTTCGCGAAATCGCGGGCCGACCCCGACGTCATCAAGGCCGTCCTCGAACTGGCAGTCGAACTCGGGAAGAAGGGCCAGAAGGGCAAACCCGTCGGCGCGCTGTTCATCGTCGGCGACGCCGGCAAAGTGATGAACAAGTCCCGGCCGCTCTCGTACAACCCCTTCGAGAAGTCCCACGTCCACGTCGGCGATCCGATCGTGAACGTCATGCTCAAGGAGTTCTCGCGGCTCGACGGCGCGTTCGTCATCTCGGACTCGGGCAAACTCGTCTCAGCGTACCGCTACCTCGAGCCCTCTGCGGAGGGCGTCGACATCCCGAAGGGACTGGGCGCCCGGCACATGGCCGGCGGGGCGATCACGCGAGATACGAACGCGATCGCGATCGTCCTTTCCGAGAGTGACGGGATGGTGCGCGCGTTCAAAGCCGGCGAGATTATTCTGGAGGTCGACCCGGAGGAGTACTGA
- a CDS encoding RAD55 family ATPase — translation MVGRLETGIDVLDRKLDGGLPPGCVVAYTASPASQSELLLYELTAARGTLYLTTERTDDTVRHAIESSMSRVGSPTVRRVTDSDPLEEATRLISALPDGANLIIDTMDVLERADGEDYLEFLNDLKAHMLETGSIAVLHCLKRPNPPDNRPTTEHVADAVFDLRTSLDGTEIENHLAIPKFRGGGASPEIIKLQLSERVEIDTSRDIA, via the coding sequence ATGGTTGGTCGGCTGGAAACGGGTATCGACGTGCTGGATCGGAAGTTAGACGGCGGATTGCCTCCGGGTTGTGTCGTCGCCTACACTGCGAGTCCCGCCAGCCAGTCGGAACTGCTCCTGTACGAACTGACGGCCGCCCGCGGCACCCTGTACCTGACGACGGAGCGAACCGACGACACCGTCCGCCACGCCATCGAATCCTCGATGAGCCGCGTCGGCAGTCCCACCGTTCGCCGGGTCACCGATTCCGACCCCCTCGAGGAGGCAACCCGCCTCATCAGCGCCCTGCCCGACGGCGCGAACCTCATCATCGACACGATGGACGTCCTGGAGCGCGCCGACGGCGAGGACTACCTCGAGTTTCTCAACGACCTCAAGGCCCACATGCTCGAGACTGGCTCGATTGCCGTCCTCCACTGTCTCAAGCGACCCAACCCGCCCGACAACCGGCCGACCACCGAGCACGTCGCCGACGCGGTCTTCGATTTACGAACCTCCCTCGACGGAACCGAGATCGAGAACCACCTGGCAATTCCGAAGTTCCGCGGTGGCGGTGCCTCCCCGGAGATCATCAAACTCCAGCTCTCCGAACGGGTCGAGATCGACACGAGTCGGGACATCGCGTGA
- a CDS encoding metal-dependent hydrolase produces MPSTVVHVGLAGLVGVALLADRFDTRAILFIMAATALLDLDTLLGIVVPGTHRAAFHNLWIVLVPALALYWDWKREKSVVRSRWGAYGYRVGWVTLVAVLFAHVLLDAFYNGVNLFWPVHDRFFDLSGKLLVTDQRGLVQTFIELESGGSGTTVSESTARGTTADTHYSTGFDPSRGSDPEPADVERIFPIASSGELFVVTLVGYMAVGYRVLESRYRCD; encoded by the coding sequence ATGCCGTCGACCGTCGTACACGTCGGGCTGGCGGGCCTGGTCGGGGTCGCCCTCCTCGCCGATCGCTTCGACACGCGAGCGATCCTGTTCATCATGGCCGCCACTGCCCTCCTCGACCTCGATACGCTGCTCGGGATCGTCGTTCCTGGAACCCATCGCGCTGCCTTCCACAATCTCTGGATCGTCCTGGTTCCCGCACTCGCCCTGTACTGGGACTGGAAACGCGAGAAATCGGTCGTCCGCTCGCGGTGGGGTGCCTACGGCTACCGGGTCGGGTGGGTGACCCTCGTCGCCGTGCTGTTCGCCCACGTCTTGCTCGACGCGTTCTACAACGGTGTCAACCTCTTCTGGCCCGTCCACGACCGGTTCTTCGACCTCTCGGGGAAACTCCTGGTTACCGACCAGCGCGGTCTCGTCCAGACGTTCATCGAACTCGAGTCCGGTGGATCCGGAACGACTGTCTCGGAGTCGACGGCCCGCGGCACGACGGCGGATACCCACTACTCGACAGGCTTCGATCCCTCGCGCGGGTCGGATCCAGAACCGGCGGACGTCGAGCGAATCTTTCCGATCGCGAGTTCCGGCGAGCTGTTCGTCGTGACGCTCGTCGGATACATGGCCGTCGGATATCGGGTGCTCGAGTCGCGCTACCGGTGCGATTGA
- a CDS encoding mechanosensitive ion channel domain-containing protein, with amino-acid sequence MEIQTLVDEPVVIALAVLVLGLVVGYVVGRLNEELLRAAEVPEAVEGTPFERTAQSLGTSTVKIVARLSSWFIYGIALLTAIHIAQLLPTEAFWQTIWTFVPQVFVAVLVVLVGFVVADKAELAVSEYLRGVKLPEVSIIPRVVKYSVLFVAFLIALAQINVAVLPLLILLTVYTTGLVLIGAFAFKDFLVSSAVGIYLLLNQPYGIGDRVEIGDHAGIVQEVDLFVTKIESDSREHVIPNRVVFEDGFVRIRD; translated from the coding sequence ATGGAGATACAGACGCTCGTCGACGAACCCGTCGTGATAGCGCTGGCCGTGCTGGTCCTCGGCCTCGTCGTCGGGTACGTCGTCGGTCGACTGAACGAGGAACTCCTCCGGGCAGCCGAGGTTCCGGAAGCAGTCGAGGGAACGCCGTTCGAGCGAACCGCTCAGTCGCTCGGTACCTCGACGGTCAAGATCGTCGCTCGACTCAGTTCCTGGTTCATCTACGGCATCGCGCTGTTGACGGCGATTCACATCGCTCAGCTCCTGCCGACGGAGGCATTCTGGCAGACCATCTGGACGTTCGTTCCGCAGGTGTTCGTCGCGGTCCTCGTCGTCCTCGTCGGGTTCGTCGTTGCCGACAAGGCCGAACTGGCCGTCAGCGAGTACCTTCGGGGGGTCAAACTTCCCGAGGTCTCGATCATCCCCAGAGTCGTCAAGTACTCCGTCCTCTTCGTCGCCTTTCTCATCGCGCTCGCCCAGATCAACGTGGCGGTCCTGCCACTCTTGATCCTCCTGACCGTCTACACCACCGGCCTCGTCCTGATCGGCGCGTTTGCGTTCAAGGACTTCCTCGTCTCGAGTGCGGTCGGCATCTACCTGCTGCTCAACCAGCCCTACGGGATCGGCGATCGCGTCGAGATCGGCGACCATGCGGGGATCGTCCAGGAAGTGGACCTCTTCGTGACGAAGATCGAGTCGGACTCGAGGGAACACGTCATCCCGAATCGCGTGGTCTTCGAGGACGGGTTCGTCCGGATCCGGGACTGA